The Kordia sp. SMS9 genome window below encodes:
- the eno gene encoding phosphopyruvate hydratase, producing MSRIINIHARQILDSRGNPTVEVDVITETGILGRAAVPSGASTGEHEAVELRDGGDAYMGKGVSKAVQNVNTTIADALIGVSVFEQNHIDKAMIDLDGTPNKGNLGANAILGVSLAAAKAAANELGMPLYRYVGGVSANTLPVPMMNIINGGSHSDAPIAFQEFMVMPVKAKNFTHAMQMGTEIFHNLKKVLHDRGLSTAVGDEGGFAPTLDGTEDALDTISKAVANAGYKLGDEVMIALDCAAAEFYVDGKYDYAKFEGETGKVRTSKEQADYLAELAANYPIISIEDGMDENDWEGWKYLTEKIGDKVQLVGDDLFVTNVERLSRGIENNIANSILIKVNQIGTLTETIAAVNMAHNAGYTSVMSHRSGETEDNTIADLAVALNTGQIKTGSASRSDRMAKYNQLLRIEEELGEVAYYPQDKAFKIS from the coding sequence ATGAGCAGAATAATCAACATTCACGCAAGACAAATATTAGATTCAAGAGGAAATCCTACGGTGGAAGTAGATGTTATAACGGAAACAGGAATCTTAGGAAGAGCCGCAGTACCATCAGGAGCATCCACAGGAGAACATGAAGCAGTAGAATTAAGAGATGGCGGAGACGCGTACATGGGAAAAGGAGTGAGTAAAGCTGTTCAAAATGTAAATACAACCATTGCAGATGCTTTAATTGGAGTTTCTGTATTTGAACAAAATCATATCGACAAAGCAATGATCGATTTGGATGGAACTCCAAACAAAGGAAACTTAGGAGCCAATGCAATCTTAGGTGTTTCTTTAGCAGCAGCCAAAGCAGCCGCTAATGAATTGGGAATGCCTTTATATCGTTATGTTGGTGGTGTTTCTGCAAATACCTTACCTGTACCAATGATGAATATCATCAACGGAGGTTCGCACTCAGATGCGCCAATTGCATTTCAAGAATTTATGGTGATGCCTGTAAAAGCAAAAAACTTTACACATGCGATGCAAATGGGAACGGAAATTTTCCACAATCTTAAAAAAGTATTGCACGACAGGGGTTTAAGTACCGCTGTAGGTGATGAAGGTGGTTTTGCGCCAACCTTAGATGGTACGGAAGATGCACTAGACACCATTTCAAAAGCAGTTGCCAATGCAGGATACAAACTAGGGGATGAAGTCATGATTGCGTTGGATTGCGCTGCGGCGGAATTTTACGTAGACGGAAAATATGACTATGCAAAATTTGAAGGGGAAACTGGAAAAGTACGTACGTCTAAAGAACAAGCAGATTACTTAGCAGAATTAGCGGCTAACTATCCAATCATTTCTATTGAAGATGGAATGGACGAAAACGACTGGGAAGGTTGGAAATACCTAACAGAAAAAATTGGAGACAAAGTACAATTGGTTGGAGACGATTTATTTGTAACGAATGTAGAACGTTTATCACGAGGAATTGAAAACAACATCGCAAATTCAATCTTAATCAAAGTAAACCAAATTGGAACCTTGACAGAAACCATTGCAGCGGTAAACATGGCGCACAACGCTGGATATACTTCCGTAATGTCGCACAGATCTGGGGAAACAGAAGACAATACGATTGCCGATTTAGCAGTTGCCTTAAACACAGGACAAATCAAAACAGGTTCAGCGTCACGTTCAGACAGAATGGCAAAATACAATCAATTGTTACGCATTGAAGAAGAACTAGGAGAAGTAGCATACTATCCACAAGACAAAGCTTTTAAAATAAGCTAA
- the carA gene encoding glutamine-hydrolyzing carbamoyl-phosphate synthase small subunit — protein sequence MKYQNRQKALLLLEDGTIFYGKAIGQPGTAFGEVCFNTGMTGYQEIFTDPSYYGQLMVTANVHIGNYGTAEDEMESDSIKIAGLICKNFSYEFSRHAADSSLKDFLDKYNLFAISDVDTRALVSYIRDNGAMNAVISTNVDDIEGLKAKLAKVPSMAGLELASKVSTKEPYIYGDENATHKIAALDIGCKTNILRNLAKRDACIKVFPYDTTFQEMSAWNPDGYFLSNGPGDPEPLESAIKVAKEVIDRDLPLFGICLGHQVIALANGISTYKMHNGHRGINHPVKNMLTGKGEITSQNHGFAINREETEANPNVEITHVHLNDNTVAGIRIKDKNCFSVQYHPEASPGPHDGEYLFDQFIENIQKVKTV from the coding sequence ATGAAATACCAAAATCGACAAAAAGCACTATTACTTTTGGAAGATGGAACAATCTTTTACGGAAAAGCAATTGGACAACCAGGCACGGCTTTCGGAGAAGTGTGTTTCAACACAGGAATGACAGGATACCAAGAAATCTTTACCGATCCATCGTATTACGGACAATTGATGGTAACAGCAAATGTTCACATTGGAAACTACGGAACCGCAGAAGACGAAATGGAATCGGATAGTATAAAAATTGCAGGTTTAATATGTAAAAACTTTAGTTACGAATTCTCTAGACATGCGGCCGACAGTTCTCTAAAAGATTTCTTAGATAAATACAATCTATTCGCAATCTCAGATGTAGATACAAGAGCATTGGTAAGTTACATTCGAGATAATGGCGCCATGAATGCAGTAATTTCAACAAATGTAGACGATATTGAAGGATTAAAAGCAAAACTAGCAAAAGTGCCAAGCATGGCTGGTTTAGAATTGGCTTCGAAAGTATCTACGAAAGAACCATACATATACGGAGACGAAAACGCAACACACAAAATTGCAGCGTTAGACATTGGTTGTAAAACAAACATTCTACGAAACTTGGCAAAACGCGATGCATGCATCAAAGTATTTCCGTACGATACAACCTTTCAAGAAATGAGCGCATGGAATCCTGATGGATACTTCTTATCCAACGGACCTGGCGATCCAGAACCGTTAGAAAGTGCCATCAAAGTAGCAAAAGAAGTTATTGACCGCGACTTGCCATTATTTGGAATCTGTTTAGGACATCAAGTTATTGCATTGGCAAACGGAATATCTACCTATAAAATGCACAATGGACACCGCGGAATCAATCATCCTGTAAAAAACATGTTGACAGGTAAAGGAGAAATTACCTCGCAAAATCACGGTTTTGCCATCAATAGAGAAGAAACAGAAGCGAATCCGAATGTAGAAATTACACATGTACATTTGAATGACAATACCGTTGCAGGAATTCGCATCAAAGACAAAAATTGCTTCTCGGTACAATACCATCCTGAAGCAAGTCCTGGACCACATGATGGAGAATATCTATTCGATCAATTTATAGAAAACATTCAAAAAGTAAAAACGGTTTAA
- the rplQ gene encoding 50S ribosomal protein L17 — protein MRHGKKVNHLGRKTAHRKAMLANMACSLIEHKRINTTVAKAKALKQFVEPLVTKSKEDTTHNRRLVFSKLRNKYAVTELFRDVAVKVADRPGGYTRIIKLGNRLGDNAQMALIELVDYNETYNTEKKAKTTRRSRRGGKKATTTPPVETQASNEEE, from the coding sequence ATGAGACACGGAAAAAAAGTAAACCACTTAGGTAGAAAAACGGCGCATAGAAAAGCAATGTTAGCAAATATGGCTTGTTCTTTAATCGAGCACAAGCGCATCAACACAACAGTTGCAAAAGCGAAAGCATTAAAGCAATTTGTGGAGCCATTAGTAACTAAGTCAAAAGAAGACACAACGCACAATCGTCGTTTGGTATTCAGTAAACTTAGAAACAAATATGCAGTCACTGAATTATTCAGAGATGTAGCGGTAAAAGTTGCAGACAGACCAGGTGGATATACAAGAATTATCAAATTAGGAAATCGTTTAGGAGATAATGCACAAATGGCATTGATCGAATTAGTGGACTACAACGAAACGTACAACACTGAGAAGAAAGCGAAAACAACTAGACGTAGTAGAAGAGGTGGTAAAAAAGCTACAACTACTCCGCCAGTTGAAACTCAAGCTTCTAACGAAGAAGAATAA
- a CDS encoding DNA-directed RNA polymerase subunit alpha: protein MALLNFQKPDKVIMIDSSEFDGKFEFRPLEPGYGLTIGNALRRVLLSSLEGFAITSVRIDKVDHEFSTISGVVEDVTEIILNLKQVRFKRQIDDIDNESVSISVSGKEQLTAGDFQKFISGFQVLNPDLVICNMDASVNINMEITIEKGRGYVPAEENKKSNAPLGTIFTDSIYTPVKNVKYSIENYRVEQKTDYEKLVFEIITDGSIHPKEALTEAAKTLIHHFMLFSDERITLEADEIAQTETYDEESLHMRQLLKTKLVDMDLSVRALNCLKAAEVDTLGDLVSYNKNDLMKFRNFGKKSLTELEELVNVKGLSFGMDLSKYKLDKD from the coding sequence ATGGCATTATTAAACTTCCAAAAGCCCGACAAAGTTATCATGATTGACTCATCTGAGTTCGATGGCAAATTTGAATTTCGTCCTTTAGAACCTGGTTATGGGCTAACTATCGGGAACGCATTAAGAAGAGTACTTCTATCATCATTGGAAGGTTTTGCGATTACTTCTGTACGAATAGACAAAGTAGATCACGAATTTTCAACGATTTCTGGTGTTGTAGAAGATGTAACAGAGATTATTTTGAACTTAAAGCAAGTACGCTTTAAAAGACAAATAGACGATATTGATAACGAATCAGTGTCTATTTCTGTTTCAGGTAAAGAACAATTGACTGCCGGTGATTTCCAAAAATTCATCTCTGGTTTCCAAGTGTTAAATCCAGATTTAGTTATCTGTAACATGGATGCTAGTGTGAACATTAACATGGAAATTACCATTGAAAAAGGTAGAGGATATGTTCCTGCTGAAGAAAACAAAAAATCAAATGCTCCGTTAGGAACAATCTTTACAGACTCTATTTATACACCTGTAAAGAATGTAAAATACAGCATAGAAAACTATCGTGTTGAGCAAAAAACTGACTACGAAAAGTTAGTATTTGAAATCATCACTGATGGATCTATTCATCCTAAAGAAGCGTTGACAGAAGCTGCCAAAACGTTAATTCACCACTTCATGTTATTCTCTGATGAGCGTATCACTCTTGAAGCGGATGAAATTGCACAAACAGAAACGTATGATGAAGAATCATTACACATGCGTCAGTTACTAAAAACAAAATTAGTAGACATGGACCTTTCTGTAAGAGCATTAAACTGTTTAAAAGCAGCAGAAGTAGATACTTTAGGCGACTTAGTATCTTACAACAAAAACGATTTAATGAAATTCAGAAACTTCGGTAAAAAATCTTTAACGGAACTAGAAGAACTAGTAAACGTAAAAGGTTTAAGTTTCGGAATGGACTTATCAAAATACAAATTAGATAAAGATTAA
- the rpsD gene encoding 30S ribosomal protein S4 has product MARYTGPKTKIARKFGEAIFGDDKSFDKRNYPPGQHGNNRRRGKKSEYAIQLMEKQKAKYTYGILERQFRNLFEKANRSKAITGEVLLQLCESRLDNVVYRMGISPTRSGARQLVSHRHITVNGEKVNIPSYTLKAGDVVGVREKSKSLDVIERSLANANHVYEWITWNGEKMEGTYVSVPERLQIPENIKEQLIVELYSK; this is encoded by the coding sequence ATGGCAAGATATACTGGTCCAAAAACTAAAATTGCCCGTAAATTCGGTGAAGCAATTTTCGGAGATGATAAATCTTTTGATAAAAGAAATTATCCTCCAGGTCAACATGGAAACAACAGACGTAGAGGAAAAAAATCTGAATACGCAATCCAGTTGATGGAAAAACAAAAAGCAAAATATACTTACGGAATTCTTGAACGTCAGTTCAGAAACTTGTTTGAAAAAGCAAATAGAAGTAAGGCTATTACTGGTGAAGTTTTACTACAATTATGTGAATCTCGTTTAGATAACGTTGTTTACAGAATGGGGATCTCACCAACTAGAAGCGGTGCAAGACAATTAGTATCTCACCGTCACATTACGGTAAACGGAGAAAAAGTAAACATTCCTTCTTACACACTAAAAGCTGGTGACGTAGTTGGAGTAAGAGAGAAATCAAAATCTCTTGACGTAATAGAAAGATCTTTAGCAAATGCTAACCACGTATACGAGTGGATCACATGGAATGGAGAAAAAATGGAAGGTACCTATGTATCTGTTCCAGAAAGACTCCAAATTCCTGAGAACATTAAAGAGCAATTAATCGTAGAATTATATTCTAAATAA
- the rpsK gene encoding 30S ribosomal protein S11, protein MAKSSKSTKKRKVIVESVGQAHVTASFNNIIISLTNKKGDVISWSSAGKMGFRGSKKNTPYAAQTAAEEASKVAHEAGLRKVKVYVKGPGNGRESAIRTIHNSGIEVTEIIDVTPLPHNGCRPPKRRRV, encoded by the coding sequence ATGGCAAAATCTAGCAAGAGTACAAAAAAACGTAAAGTGATAGTGGAGTCAGTTGGACAAGCACACGTAACTGCATCTTTCAACAACATCATTATTTCACTTACAAACAAAAAAGGAGATGTCATTTCTTGGTCATCTGCTGGTAAAATGGGCTTTAGAGGTTCTAAAAAGAACACACCTTACGCTGCACAAACTGCAGCTGAAGAAGCATCTAAAGTAGCTCATGAAGCAGGTTTACGTAAAGTAAAAGTTTATGTAAAAGGTCCAGGAAACGGTAGAGAATCTGCTATCAGAACCATCCATAATTCAGGAATTGAAGTAACCGAAATTATCGACGTTACTCCATTACCACACAATGGATGTAGACCTCCAAAAAGAAGAAGAGTATAA